The following coding sequences are from one Bacteroidales bacterium window:
- a CDS encoding T9SS type A sorting domain-containing protein, whose translation TGDGSGSINVFPNPTDGMLNITGLAEDAILTVMNLQGRELWVERQKGEGLLTLKMVNHNPGIYFIKIQQNEETIFKKVVLK comes from the coding sequence CAACCGGCGATGGAAGTGGGAGTATAAATGTCTTCCCCAATCCAACCGATGGCATGTTAAACATTACCGGTCTGGCTGAAGATGCAATACTCACGGTGATGAATCTTCAGGGACGGGAATTATGGGTTGAGCGCCAAAAAGGTGAAGGTTTGCTTACCCTTAAAATGGTAAATCATAATCCCGGCATCTATTTCATCAAAATCCAACAAAACGAAGAAACGATTTTCAAAAAGGTTGTTTTGAAATAA